DNA sequence from the Bacteroidota bacterium genome:
CCTTTTGAGCATATGGAATATGTGCTTTGGTTTTCTAGGCATACAGTTTGGCTGGGCATTGCAAATGAATAACATGAGTGTTATTTATGAATACCTGGGCGCTGCTCCCGATGCAATTCCAGGATTATGGCTTGCCGCGCCAATGACCGGATTAATTGTACAGCCCATAGTAGGTTATCTTAGCGATCGCACATGGCATCCAACTCTTGGGCGCAGAAGGCCTTACTTTTTAATTGGGGCAATACTCAGTTCAATTATGCTTTTCGTTATGCCTCAATCGTCAGCGGTATGGATGGCAGCGGGAAGTTTGTGGATACTAGATAGCAGTATCAATATCAGTATGGAGCCTTTTCGTGCATTTGTTGCTGACAAACTAAATGATAAGCAACGCAGCACCGGGTATGCCATGCAGAGCATGTTTATTGGCCTGGGCTCATTTATTGCCGGATACATTCCAACCTTATTAGTTGATGTTTTTAATTTTTCTCGTGAAAAAGTAAATGGAAAAATTCCGCAAAATCTTGAATTCACCTTTTACATTGGTGGTGCTGTATTTTTGCGGCAGTTTTATATACTGTTATTACAAGTAAAGAGTATCCACCTGTCGCAGCATCTAATAAATCAGCTTTGAGCGAAAGTAAAAAAGGAATTAGTGCAGGAGTGTCAGAAATAATTTCGTGCATTATACACATGCCTGAACAAATGAAACGAATTGCACTTGTGCAATTTCTTACCTGGCCAGGCTTATTTCTAATGTGGTTTTATTACAGCCCAGCTGTAGCCAATGATATATTCAATTCAACAGGAACTGATGACCCCAACTATGCCTTAGGCAACGAGCTTGCCGGAAAAACCTATAGCATAGAAAACCTCATCACGTTCTTGTTCTCCTTTTGCCTGCCATTTATTGTAAGTAAAATATCGGCACGCAATACACACGCCCTATGCCTTTCTATTGGTGGAATTGCGCTGTTAAGTATTCATTTAATCGATAATCCTTCCATGCTCTATCTGCTAATGGGTTGCGTAGGAATCGCGTGGGCCTCCATCTTAAGTATGCCTTACACCATGTTGGGTGGTATAATCCCTGCCGAAAAAATGGGACTTTACATGGGTATTTTTAATTTCTTTATCGTTATTCCTGAAATACTTGCATCTTTATTTTTTGGGTATTTTATGAAAAATGTACTTCATAATGATCGGATTGCAGCTGTAATGATAGGAGGCGCCTTGTTGCTGTTGGCTGCTTTATGCTGCTTCCGTATAAAGAAAGCTGAAACAGTCTCTTTGTAACCATCTTACTATTCATTTTCTTTTCGGGTTGTTTACATTTTATAGTTTTTCTTCCAAAAAAGAAATTTTCAGCTAAAAGTTGGAGGAGTTCATATTATACTTACATTCGTGTACTCTTAAAAAACTTTAAATCCTATGAAAAAACTTCTTCTAGTAATTTGTGCTTTCGGTTTGATTGTGCAAACAAATGCCACACATCTTATGGGGGGTCAAATTACCTCGCAAAACATTGGTGGATTAACATATGCCATCACACTTACGGTGTATCGTGATACTAACGGTATCCCTATGTCACCTGTGCAAATCTTGAATTATTACGATAACTTAAGTAACCCTATTGGCACTAATACAGTGCCACAGGCCGGTATGTCTAATTTTGGAAATGGTGTTGAAGAGTATGTATTTTTAGATACAATTACATTTCCATCATCGGGAGATTATACCATTATCTGGGAAGATTGTTGTCGCAATTGCGCCATTTTAAATCTAACCAATCCTTGTGGAGAGTCCTTTTATTTAACTAATGAGTTATGGGCTGATAGTTCTAACTCATCTCCGGTATTCTTAAACCCTCCCATTCCGATTGCTCAGTTAATGCAACCATACATCTATAATCCCCTGCCTTTTGATGCTGATGGCGATTCGCTTTATTGGACGTTGGATATTCCATTATCAATGGGTGGACTTCAAGTTGTAGGATTCACATTGCCACCTTCTGACACAAGCATGCCTTTTACCATGAATCAAACAAATGGCGAAATTTCTTTTATGCCTAATACGGTTGGTAATTTTGTGGTTTCTGTGTTAGTAAAGGAATACCGTGCAGGAGTTGAAATAGGAACTACACGCAGAGATTATCAGATTTTGGTTATACCAACCTTAGCACCTCCGCCAAATATTTCAACAACATCTAATTCATTCCCATATTCAGGAAAGCAGTTTTATATTACTCCAGGTACTGGTTTTACATTTACCATGACAGCTAGTGACATAGACAATCGTTACCTTGAAATATCCGGTGTTGGCGAAGCAATGATACTTTCTAATCCGCTTGTGGGTGCCTATACAAATGGATTTACAACTGCCAGCGCAGCGTTAAGTTGGACACCTACTACCAACGAAGCACGCGTTAAACCATATGTATTAGCTTTACGTGTAGCACAGTATCACAGTATTTACAAATTTATTACTGATCATACCATTCAATTGTTTGTTGGAAGCAATCCAATTGGAATATCAGAAAACAGCAATGCGAATTTCAATGATATTTATCCAAACCCATCAAGTGGCAACTTTAATGTAGTGTACAACACTAAAAATGC
Encoded proteins:
- a CDS encoding T9SS type A sorting domain-containing protein; this translates as MKKLLLVICAFGLIVQTNATHLMGGQITSQNIGGLTYAITLTVYRDTNGIPMSPVQILNYYDNLSNPIGTNTVPQAGMSNFGNGVEEYVFLDTITFPSSGDYTIIWEDCCRNCAILNLTNPCGESFYLTNELWADSSNSSPVFLNPPIPIAQLMQPYIYNPLPFDADGDSLYWTLDIPLSMGGLQVVGFTLPPSDTSMPFTMNQTNGEISFMPNTVGNFVVSVLVKEYRAGVEIGTTRRDYQILVIPTLAPPPNISTTSNSFPYSGKQFYITPGTGFTFTMTASDIDNRYLEISGVGEAMILSNPLVGAYTNGFTTASAALSWTPTTNEARVKPYVLALRVAQYHSIYKFITDHTIQLFVGSNPIGISENSNANFNDIYPNPSSGNFNVVYNTKNAGQVTISVYTLTGNKVSEQKIQVNSGMNVISVNDINLVKGNYMVQISNNGKVETKQITIEK